A single region of the Vibrio cyclitrophicus genome encodes:
- the ribF gene encoding bifunctional riboflavin kinase/FAD synthetase — MELIRGIHNIKAQHHGCVLTIGNFDGVHLGHQEVLSQVSNQAAALGLPSVVMTFEPQPMELFAKGRAPARLTRLRDKYVQLSKLDISRLLCVNFNQYFASLSAEAFIKDLLVDKLGVKFLVVGDDFCFGKGRTGNFAMLKEAGEKYGFEVVSTQSYCLNQLRVSSTEIRNALAVDDLAASATMLGRDYSISGRVSHGRKLGRTIGFPTANIPLKRCVSPVSGVYVVEALDIDGVPVGGVANIGQRPTVNGVRQQLEVHFFDFKANLYGKQLEVRLLHKLRDEIKFESFDALKNQIELDAEAARVWLLQLKN; from the coding sequence ATGGAACTGATCCGAGGTATACATAATATTAAAGCGCAGCATCATGGCTGTGTATTAACCATAGGTAACTTCGATGGTGTTCATTTAGGGCATCAAGAAGTTCTGAGTCAGGTTTCTAATCAAGCTGCAGCATTAGGGCTCCCTTCTGTTGTTATGACGTTTGAGCCGCAACCTATGGAGTTGTTTGCTAAAGGTCGAGCGCCAGCGCGTTTAACTCGTTTACGAGATAAATATGTGCAATTGAGTAAGCTAGATATCAGTCGTTTATTGTGTGTTAATTTTAATCAGTACTTTGCTAGTTTATCCGCGGAAGCATTCATTAAGGATCTTTTGGTTGATAAGCTTGGTGTGAAGTTCTTGGTGGTTGGTGACGATTTTTGCTTTGGTAAAGGTCGCACTGGTAATTTCGCTATGCTCAAAGAGGCAGGCGAGAAGTACGGTTTTGAGGTGGTAAGCACCCAAAGCTATTGCTTAAACCAATTACGAGTAAGCAGTACTGAAATAAGAAACGCATTAGCGGTCGATGACCTGGCTGCAAGTGCTACCATGTTAGGACGTGATTACAGTATTAGTGGTCGAGTGTCCCATGGTCGAAAACTAGGGAGAACTATCGGTTTCCCTACCGCTAATATTCCATTAAAGCGTTGTGTTTCTCCTGTATCGGGAGTGTATGTTGTTGAAGCATTGGATATCGACGGTGTTCCTGTCGGTGGCGTTGCTAATATTGGACAACGACCAACAGTTAATGGGGTAAGGCAGCAATTAGAAGTGCACTTTTTTGACTTTAAAGCCAATTTATATGGTAAACAGTTAGAAGTACGACTTTTGCACAAACTGCGCGACGAGATAAAATTTGAATCGTTCGACGCTTTAAAAAATCAAATAGAATTGGATGCTGAAGCCGCAAGGGTGTGGCTGCTTCAGCTAAAGAATTAG